DNA from Chloroherpetonaceae bacterium:
AGCTTCCTTAAGTAAATCTGAAATTGCCTTGGTATTATCCTTGAAGAATTGTTGTTCTAAAAGAACAACATCTTGATAAAACTTTTCAATTCGGCCTGCAATGATTTTATCCATCATTTTTTCAGGTTTTCCTTCGCGGAGTGCTTGTTGCTTGAAAACTTCTTTTTCTTTCTCAAGCATCTCTTCTGTCACGCCTGTACGATCAATCGAAATCGGTGCATTGGCGGCAACTTGCATCGCAATATCTTTGCAAAGTTGAAGTGTTTTTTCATTTGAAGCTCCGCTTAAAGAGGCCATAGAAGCAAGCTTTGCACCGGGGTGAATATAGGTAACAACAACCCCATCGGTGGATTTAATGTAAGCATATCGACCAAATTCAATCTTCTCCCCGATTTTTCCTACGAGGGTCTCAACTGCTTTTGAAGCGGTAATATTGTCGTATGATGCACCAAGGTTAAGATTGAGAACATCTTCGAGCGAATTGCATTTGTGAGCTAACGCTAAAGTCGCGGTATGGTTCAATAGCTTTAAGAAGTCATCGGCTCGGGCTACAAAATCGGTTTCGCAGTTTAATTCCAATAAAAGAGCTTCTGTTTTTTCGTTGTTGAACGCGGCGGCAATGGCGCCTTCCTTCGCTTCACGATCTGCGCGCTTGGCTGCTGCTACAGCTCCTCGTTCACGAAGCCATTGAACAGCAGTTTCCATATCACCATTATTCGCTTCCAAAGCCTTTTTACAGTCGCCCATTCCGGCTCCTGTCTTATCACGAAGTTCTTTAACGAGTTTTGCAGTTATTTCTGCCATTTTCAAAATGAGTTGTAGGTTAAAAATGCGATTCAAAAAAGAACCGTGAGTTGCTCACGGTTCAAGTAATGTTTATCGTATGGATAAAAACTAATTTTTTCCTGAAGCGGCAACATCCATCTCTTGCTGCTTATCGTTTGCCGTTCTGGCAGCAATAATAACATCCGCTGCTGCTCCGATGATGAGTTCAATTGAACGAATGGAGTCATCATTTCCCGGAATAATATGCGTAACAGTATCAGGGTCGCAATTCGTATCAACTACTGCAAAGGTGGGAATACCTAAATTGGTTGCTTCTGCAACGGCAATATGCTCCTTGCGAATATCAACCAAAAAGAGAGCTGCAGGAAGGCGTGTCATGTGCGAAACCCCGCCAAGAACCTTAACGAGCTTTTCCTTTTCACGGGAAAGCATTAACCGTTCCTTTTTGGTAATAATATCAAAGGTGCCGTCGTTTTCCATTCGTTCAATTGAATTTAATCGGCGAACGCTTTGTCGAATGGTGGAAAAATTGGTCAGCATTCCGCCTAACCAACGCTCGGTTACGTAAGGCATCGAGGCACGCTCGGCTTGCTCACGAATGATTGATTTGGCTTGTTTTTTTGTGCCTACAAAGAGAATCTCTTTGCCGGTAGAGGCGATGTTTTCGAGCGCATTGAATGCGTCTTCTGCCATTGTGACTGTCTTTTTGAGATCAAGAATATGAATCCCATTTTTTTCCATAAAGATGTATGGCTTCATCTTTGGATTCCACCGGCGGGTCAAGTGCCCGAAGTGAGCACCTGCTTTAAGGAGCTCTTCAATTACAAGTTTTGGCATTGTTTGATGTGTTTAGTTTAACCGCTACACCACCTCGGTTCGGGATTGCTTAGCAACACTTCCGAACCGATTGGCTTACAAACCGCAAGCCGGTGATGTATGTGTATTGAAAAAAAATTAACGCTTCGAGAATTGGAAACGGCGTCGAGCTTTGCGTCGGCCGTACTTCTTACGCTCAACCATTCTCGGGTCACGCGTCAAAAGCTCGTCTTTGCGCAGTGCTGGACGAAATGTTTCATCCATTTCAACAAGGGTCCGTGCAATTGCAAGGCGAACTGCACCAACTTGACCATTGACGCCGCCACCTTTAACTGTCACATAAAGATCGTATTTCCCAACACCATCAACTGCAACAAAAGGACGCATCACATCCTGACGGTGCAATTCGCTTGGAAAATAAACTTCAAGCGTACGGTCATTGATCACGATTTTTCCGGTACCCGGCTTAAGAAAAGCACGCGCCACGGCTGTTTTTCTTCTTCCGGTTGAGACAAGTGTTTCAGACATTGAATCGAAATAAGTTTAGTGTTTTGAATTATCCGAGTGTAACGGGAGCCGGGCTTTGTGCTGTATGCGGATGATCAGCATTCGCATATACTTTAAGCTTCCCATAAATTTTTCGACCCAAGTTATTCTTAGGTAGCATTCCCCAAACGGCATCTTCTATGACGCGTTCTGGCTTCTTATTAAATACATCCGCAAACTTTTCGTAGCGACCGCCACCCGGATAAAGCGTATTGTGGAAGTAAACTTTGTTTTCTTCTTTAGCACCCGTAAGCTTTACCTTTGAAGCGTTGATCACAACCACAAAATCGCCGGTATCAATATGAGGCGTAAATTCAGGCTTGTGTTTACCTCTTAAAAGTGTAGCAACTCTTGTTGAAAGCCGACCTAAGGTTTGCCCTTCAGCATCAACAAGCAACCACTTGCGTTCCACTTCGTTCGGCTTTGCCGAGTATGTTTTAAAACTGATGTTGTCTTTCTTTTTCATCGATCGATTTGAGATAAATAAATTGGATTCTTATATCTAACAGGCGATTCCGGAATGGACGGCTTATTTTCACATTCAGTATTTGCGCAAGACTCGGGATCTCAAGCAGCCCTAAACTTAGAATTCTCAACGACCGACTCCCACCTCAGCCGCAAAACTTCCTAAGATTAGATACCCAAAAAAGGTCACAAAAGTACGGCTATTCAGCCATTTATGCAAGAAATAATTGAATTTTTTGATTGATATTTTCTTTCGATTCATAGTTTACTGTGCAGATTGATAAACCAAAAGAAAAAAGGGATAATTTGTTTGGGTCCAATTGTAAAATGGGGAATATTTTCTTCAAGGTTTAACGGGTAAAAAGAGAGGTTTTGAGGTTGAATCAAGAAATCTTGTTAGCATTGGCCCGATGCCGTGGATTTGAAGGACAGTTTCACCTACAAAGAATTCAAAGTGAGGCGCCCCGGGTTCAAAAGTATAAGTTTGCCCGGGTAAAATCTTTTTTAGCTTTTTGTCATCCCATTTTTCTCCCTCACCAATACAAAGCATACCGGATAAAACCATCGTACTAATCACATTGGGGTGTGAATGTGGCAATAAGGTTAATCCGTTTGGATATTTCACTCTTAAAACAAAAAATCCAGATTTAGATCGGTCTCCGTAAAGTGGCATCGAAGCGATTCCGGGAAGAACCGGTGAAGGAATCCAAATCCCAAGTGATGTGATACTATCTTGAGGAATTGTAAGTATCGGGTTCGAAGATTGAGGTACTTTCGTTTCAGAAGGCGTTGAAGCACCAATACTTACAGGGCTACTTTTACCAGACTGTGCCAATGAAATTGTGGTGCTGTTGAATAACACGAAACAAAGTAAGATTAACCAAAATCCGGTTTTCCCGGCAGATTTATGAAAAAGGCGAACTCTAGAGATCACCCTAAAATTCGCCTTAGCGCTTGAAAAAGAAGTTGATGCTGTGCTCACAAAAGAGTTAATAGGTGGTTGAAAGTTTTGAAATTTGACGAGCTTTGTTTAGCGCATCTTCAATATTTTTGGCTTCACCGGAGTTCAGATTCACAAAGCTTCTGTGAAATACTTTGGAATTTGCTTCAGGTCTCTCGGCACTTTCATGATGCCTCGAAATGGCGAGTTCAATGGTGGTTTTAAGAAGCTCTCGCTTAAAGGGTTTAACGAGATAGCGAAAAACTTGCGCTTCATTGATTAACCGAATGGCAATATTGGCATCGCGGCTATCACTTAACAAAATGGATACAATATCGGGATATTCGATACTGACGGCCGCTAAGAATTCGGCACCGCTGATTCCTTCTAAGGCAACTTCAGAAATCAACACTTGGATGCCGTGGGTTAGCAAAATTTCGAAAGCTTCTTTTGGGTTGAGCGCTGTATAAACTTCGTACTTATCTTTCAATAGCTCGCGATAAGCTTCAAGAAATGATGGTTTAGGATCTACAAATAAGATTTGTGGTTTTGCCTCGCTCGAGGGAATTCCGTCGATAGCCGAAAGAATGCCAAGTGATGCTGTAGATGCAAAAGATCTTGGCGGTTTGGGTGATGCGGGAGGCGAGTTTTGAACCTTATCTGCGAATTGGCAAGCAAGCTTGACGGTATCTTTAAGTTTGGAACTAATCCAAGGCTTATTGACATATCTGAAAATCTCCCCGGTATTTACGGATTCGATGACTGCATCAAGATCGGCATACCCGGTCAACAAAATTCGGACAGTGCCGGGAGAAATTGCTTTGACTTGCTGAAGCAATTCAACACCGGTCATTTGGGGCATTCGTTGGTCACTTATCAAAACATCAATTTTAACCCCTTTTTTGAACAGATTTAATGCTTCTAAGCCACTACCAGCGGTGTAAACTTTGTAGTCATCAAAGAGGAGAGAGAGCGATTGAACGATGTTCGGTTCGTCATCAACGAAAAGTAGCGAATGGTTTGTCATGATCGTATAAAGTAAAAAGTCGATTGAAAAATCGGATATCCGACAAAAAAAATTAGAAAGCAGTGACCTGCTACAACGAAATAAAAGAACAAAAGGAATCAAAGTAGAAAATAAGAAAACGATAATTTTCTGCTAACTTTGCATGTTCCTGAATCACTGAAAAAAAGGATTCAAAATGAAAATGAAATTAAAAAGAATAAAAAGAAATCGAAAAATTCTAAATCGAATAACACTTGCCAAAAAAAGAAACGACGAATAAAGTCAAAAAAACGATCTCCGCTAAAAGTGCTTTAAGTACGGAAGAAAACTTGAAAGCAACCTCCAAAAAAAGGAGCACAAAAAAAGAAACACCATTAAAGGAAACATCGGTTAAAAAAAAGAAAAGCGAATCACTGAAAACGCTTCAAAAGCCGAAGCTCACCAAAACGCCAAAAAAGAAACCAATAACAAAAAAGAAAACAGAAAAAAGCGATACAAAATTTTCATCATCCAAGAAAGTTACATTATCCGAAGCTGAGAAATTGGCTCGAAAAGCAGCCGAATTTGCTCTTTCGAAAAAGGCGACGGATGTTGTTCTACTTGATGTCAGAAAAATTTCAGGAATAACCGATTTCTTCCTTCTTTGTACGGCTGATTCCGATAGGCAAGTTAAAGCCATTGCGGAAGAAATTGAAAAGGGCTTAAAAGACGAAGGCGATTACCCAAGCTATGTCGAGGCCAAAGAATTAACTTGGGTTGTAATGGATTATTTCAATGTGATCATTCACATTTTTGTTAAGGAGAAAAGGCATTTTTATGCTTTGGAAAAGTTATGGGGCGATGCGCCGATTTATCATATTCAGGAGGAATCAAAAAAAATCTAACGCATTTCGGGGAGGCAAAACCATTAGGATGTTATACAAAAAGCTCGCGATTTCCCTTTTTTGGGGCTGTTTCATAATACTTCAAAGTGCGGCGAGTTGTAACTCAGTAACGCGGTATCAGTCTGAAACTATCCAACAGCCAAAATCGCTTTCGAATACAACGACTGCTCAAATTGAAAGTGCTAGGGATTCATCGAAGCAAGATCAAAGACTGGAACCAAAGCCGGCGGTTATCCAACCTTCGCTCAAAATATCTGCCGATACGGCGGTTCGAGAAACTGCAATTGCTGGTTATCTCGCTGAGGGTTTTGCGACTTATTATGCGGAGGAATTTCACGGCAGAAAAACCACGAATGGTGAAATCTATGATATGAATGGTATTTCTGCAGCGCATCCGAATTTACCAATGGGAACTTGGCTTCGGGTTACCTATCTAAAAACCGGAAAAGCAATTGTCGTGCGTGTCAATGACCGAATGCCGCCGAACGAGAAGGGTAGAATCATTGATCTCTCGCTTGGTGCAGCAAAGCTTTTAGGAACTGTCGCAGAGGGTGTTGCCAAAGTTCGTTTAGAAGAGCTTAGCGAAGAAGAAGCGAAAAACGACGCTCTCAATTCAAAATAAGTTTCTCAAATCCACCCGCTGATTCAATGCTTGCTAAGCTGAAACTTCTCTTAAAAGATACAACGATTTATGGTGCAAGCACCATTTTGGCAAGCGGGTTGAATTATCTTCTTGTTCCATTTTACGCCAATTTGCTCACCTTGGAAGAAAATGGTATTCAATCGATAATTTATTCTTCAATTACTTTCGCTTCGGTTATCTATACTTTCGGTCTCGAATCGGCGTACTTAAAATTTGCGGCCGATAAAAAAGTATTGGAAAAGCGTCAGTTAGAAGAATCGACGAAAGAAACCACGGTAGTCACTAATAAAGTCTTTTCCCCATCTTTAAGTGGATCAAATGAAAACCACCCAAAATGGGGCGAATCAATCTTTTCTACACCCTTTATTGGGCTTTTTTCATCATCCCTTTGTTTTACGGTTTTCATTTTTATCTTTTCTTCACGCATCGCAGAAGTACTTGGTTTAAGCGGTGCTGAATCAGGCTATGTCCAATTTGCAGCGGTGATTTTGTTGATTGATACGATGTCAACATTGCCTTTGGCTTGGCTAAGAAGTGAGCGTAAGGCGGGGATTTTTAGTTCAATAAAACTTGTCAATGTTCTTGTTACGATTGCAGTTTCTCTTTGGCTTGTCGTTGTTGAAGATTTGGGTGTACGCGGAGTTTTCTATGGAAATATTGCAGGATCAATAATTTCGCTTGGTTTGGCGAGCTCCTATACAATAAAATTTTCTGCTTTTGTTCCACTTCGATTTTCAAAAAACTTGTTCCGTCAGATGATGCGGTACGGTTTGCCCTTGGTTCCGAATAGTATCGCTATGATGTTGATTGATTTTGTTGACCGCTTGATTTTGATTCGAATTCCGCAAGAAACGATTCAAGAAATTTATGGACAGCAGATTTCGCCAGAGGCGCTCGTAGGTATTTACGGGAGGGTCTATTCGCTTGCTGTATTGGCGCAACTTTTGGTTAGAATGTTTCGATTTGCTTGGCAACCTTTTTATCTCCAACAAGCCGCAGAGCCCGATGCAAAGGCGCTATTTAGTAAAGTTCTAACCATCGCAACTGTATTTATTACAACCTTTACTTTATTTGCCTCCTTTTTTGTTCCTCTTGTAATTCAAATTCATTTTTTTGGAAAGTTTTATATACTTCCCCCTGCATTTTGGATAGGGCTCTCGGTTTTACCCATACTTTACCTGAGTTATGTTTTTGATGTGATTTCAAGCATTCTATTTGCTGGCTTGCTCATTGAAAAAAAAACAGAGTTCTTGCCTGTAATCACACTTATTGGCGCAGCTGTTACAGCGATTCTTTGTTTTGCATTGATTCCTTTACCTAACAAATGGGGTGCAATGACCGGAGCAGCTCTTGCAACAACAGCGGGTTCGCTTGCAATGGCAGTGGGTGCGTACTTTTTTTCCCAAAAAATTTATCCGAATAACTTTGAGTGGGGGAAAATTTTGCTCTCACTTTTTTCGGCGTTGTTCATATTTATTTTTTCAAGTTACTTGAGTTTGTTGATGAATTCGTGGATTGTCAATTCAGTGAGTTTTTCGATTTACACAGGACTAATCCTTTATTTTTTTAGGGTTGAAGCAAAGCAAGTCTTTTATAGGGTGAAAGGAAAGAAAGCCTAATCAATGGAATCATTTCAAAAGGAAAAGGGAGAGAAGTATGAAACAAGAAAAAGCGGAATCAGGATTTGTACCCTTGAAGGGCTATTTGCAAACGCTTTTATTGTTTTAACTGATGTCCCGGCTTTAACTCAGTTTGCCGTAATTCTTTCTGCAGGGAATGTGCTCACTGCTTTCATTGGCGCACTCCCTTACGGATTGCGAGCATTTCAATTATTGGGTGCTTTTATAGTTGAACGCGTCGGAAGAAGAAAATTTTTGAGTATTCTATTTGGCATATTCAACCGAGAAATTTGGATTCCTTTTATAATATTGGCACTCATTTTTTACGGTCACCCTGAAATTATTCTCCCGCTCTTTGCGATTACAGTATTCATTTCACAGTTTTCAAATAATCTATTGGCGGTGACTTGGATGTCTTGGTTTTCGGATCTTGTACCGCCAAGAATTCGTCCAACTTATTTGGGATTCAGGCTATCGGTGATGGCCGTTGTAAACCTCAGCGTGACCTTTCTGATGGGCTTTACGATTGATAGTTTTAAGGGGTGGGGAGGAAAAGAATTTGAAGCCTATGGATACCTGTTCATGCTTGGTATTGCGGCCTTATGTGGACTAATCACCCTATTTTTATTTTACTATCAATATGAACCTCCTTTTCAAAAATCTGTAAATCAAAATTTCAAGAGCGATGTCTTAATTCCAATCAGGGATAAGCGATTTCGGCCGATTCTTGAATATCTATTCTATTGGCATCTTTCTATTGGTGTCAGCGGGGTTTTCTTTACGGTTTATATGCTCAATGTTTTAGGCTTTAGTTTTACACTGGTATCGATTTACTTTATGATTATGACGGTTGGGAGAATCCTCTTCAATCCGATGTGGGGAAGAATTGTTACGAAAATTGGTGCCGCTTCTGCATTGAAACTTGCTGCTGCAATTAAAATCATTGAACCCTTGTATTGGATTTTTGCGACACCCGATGCAAGTTGGTTTGTGTGGATTGATGCGCTGAGCAATGCGATTTCAATTACAGGATTTGAACTTGCAATGATGGATGTTCAATTTTCCGAAAGTTCAGCTAAGGGGCGAAGCTATTATTTTGCTTGGTGCGGCATCACTGCCGGGCTTGGATTTTTTATTGCCTCCGCGGCTGGTGGAGCCGTTGCGGAATTTGTTGAAGCAATCTCGCTTTCAACACCATTCGCTACAATCGAAGGATATCATTGGCTTTTTATTCTTTCGTCAATAGGTCGTGCCTTAAGCCTATTCATATTTATGAGGGCTTGGCATCAATTACATACTGAATTGCCTTTTTATAAAAAAGCAATCTCACTCATTCGAAAATCTTAAGTTAGATCTTCAATGATAGAATTTCCCTCCAATACTTTAGAAAAAAATTTTATTGTCAATGATCTTTGAGGAAAAGCATTTAAGGAGACTTGTTTTGCAAAAATATGTTCAGACAATTTGGAGTTACTTGACAACGCTTTTTCAAAAGTTTGATCAAGATAATGCGTTGCTCTTAGCCTCTGCGATTGCATTCGATATTTTTCTATGTGGATTTCCATTCATTTTGATTCTACTTTCTCTTACTACCGTTTTTTTGGAATCCTCACATACTTCCGTCAGTGCCTTGAGCATTTACCTTTCAAAGTTTATGCCGAATGGAAAAGAAATCTTGGATTCACTACTTTCAAGATTAATTAATGACCGTCCAAACATCAATCTTTTCGGGGTTCTTGGGCTTTTGTGGACATCAATGTCGCTTTCCTCAACTTTGCGAACGGTACTTTCAATTGTATTTGAGTTTAAGGAGACACGGTCTTTTTTTAGAACAAGGGCAATCGATTTCTTGGTTGTATTTGCTCAGTTTTTATTCTTAATCCTATCCATTTTGATAACCGGCGCAATTTCGATTTCGATGTATTGGATTGAAATGAACGGCGACGTTATCCCTTTTCTTTCTTCGGCATTTGGAAGAGGAATATCAGTTACAGTGGCGATGCTGTTTTCAATTTTAATGTTTTTTTCAGCGTATCGTTTTTTACCAAATGGAAAAGTTGATATCAGAGCTGCTTTCGCAGGAGCTTTTATTTCCGGTGCTTTGTGGGAACTTGCCAAATATGGGTTTGATTGGCTCGTGACAAGATTTACTTCAACAGAGAAGATTTATGGTTCATATAGTGTCATCGTGGCGCTTGCGCTGTGGGTTTATTATTCGGGTATTCTGTTCATTTTAGGCGGGGAAATCGCAAAGATATTTGCTTCACGAAACCATCGGGTTTTGGTGAATGAGCCACGTAATATCGGTTAACGAGAACTTAATACACTCTATTCCATTTCTTCCCTTAGGCTGAACTAACTTTAATCCTTCGCTTTTTAAGAAGTAAAAGTCGATCAAAAAGTTTCCGAACAGTTTGAACATAAAGAATTGTTCTACAAGCAAATGACTCAAAAAAAATGAAAAGAAGCAATAAAGAGCACGATCGAGACTTGCACGAGAGTATTGCAAAGGCAGTTCTATGGGTTAACGCGCTCTTTATTTTTTTCTTTCCTTCTCAAGTAGTGGCTTCTCCTGTATTAACCGATTCCATCCCAAGTTATTTAAGAGCAGATAGTTCAAAACTTGTTGTTTCCGATTCCCTGTTGGGACGGCAACTTATAGATCGTGTTCTTGATCTCTCGGCTGAATCAGCTGATAACAATGAATTGCTTGAGCAACTGAATTTGCTTCGACTTCAGAAGATTGACTTAAACACAGCAAGTGTGCTCGAATTTGTAGCTATCCCATTTCTTTCTCCAGATGAAGCCAAGAAAATCGCTGAGTATCGCTCGAGGTTTGGAAGATTTAGTTCTCTTGACCCGCTTCGTGAAATTTTAGGCGGTGAAAAATTTTTCTACCTAAAAGACATTTTTAAGGTTGAAGAAGCAAAAGTTGAATCAGACCCAGATTTGCCTGCATTTTTGAATGATCTTCGTCGCGGAGAGCTTATGAACAGAACGCGAATTGAAGTGATTTCGAGAGCAATTACAGAAGTGCCTTCACGTTTTGGGTTTGACCCAATGAGTCAAATCGTTATATCTACGGATAGCTTGACGGGGATTCGAGATACAACCTTCCGTGCTGCTTATTCAGGAAGTGTTCCTAAAATTTATAATCGAATTCAAATCGCTATTTCGGAGAACTTCTTTCTTTCGGGTTTAGGAGAAAAGGACAGTGGTGAGGAATCGCTTACAGACTTTCGTTCTGCAACTTTTCAAGTCAAGAATCTCTACAATCTGCGTTCGTTAATTATCGGAGACTATAACCTACGCTTCGGACAAGGACTTGTAATGACAACGGGCAGACCCTTTTTCAAAAGTCCAGAAGCTATTCTCTCTTCAAAGCAAACCTCTCAAACCGTTCGCCCATACACTTCTGTTGCCGAATATGGTTTTTTTCGCGGTGCTGCAACACAAGTGCGTCTCAGCGATTTTGAAGTGACCGGTTTTTACTCCAAAAATCAATTCTCAACAAGTCAGAGCGATACTTCATTTAGCAGTTTTGATCTTGATGGTTTTTATCGAACAGAATCGGAGCGCCTAAGAAGAGGGAATTTGGAGCAAACTACTTTCGGCGGCCATCTTGATTTTGATAAATCTTTCTTCAGCGGTTACTTTCATTTTGGGGTTTCACTTATTCAAACAGAATTTTCAAAGCCGCTTATTCCGGCAGATGAGTTAAGAAATGTTGGCGCATTTCAAGGTTCACTTGCGACTTCCGGCTCAATCGATTGGGATATCCTTTGGAATAACATCAACTTCTTTGGGGAACTTGCTTACAGTAAAGAACAAAATGTGTTTTCAACCCTTGGAGGGATTTTATTGAATTTTGGGAATAGTACCCGAGGTGTTGTAATTGGAAGATTTTTTGATCAAAATTATTATTCTCCTTTTGCAAATGCGTTTGCTGAGCGAGGAAATGACGGCCGTAATGAACGGGGGGTTTACCTCGGTCTCGAGACGTCGCTCAGCGAGAAAGTTAAAGTGAGAGGATATGCCGATTACTACTATTTTCCTTTCATCAGTTTTACTTCAATTCTTCCAGCAAGCGGGATTGACTTACTTTTACAATCTACCTATCGACCTACAAAAAATATTGTGCTTGAAACCCTCGTTCAAAGAAAAACAACTGAAGAAGCCTTGACAATTGAA
Protein-coding regions in this window:
- a CDS encoding helix-hairpin-helix domain-containing protein, with the protein product MKRSNKEHDRDLHESIAKAVLWVNALFIFFFPSQVVASPVLTDSIPSYLRADSSKLVVSDSLLGRQLIDRVLDLSAESADNNELLEQLNLLRLQKIDLNTASVLEFVAIPFLSPDEAKKIAEYRSRFGRFSSLDPLREILGGEKFFYLKDIFKVEEAKVESDPDLPAFLNDLRRGELMNRTRIEVISRAITEVPSRFGFDPMSQIVISTDSLTGIRDTTFRAAYSGSVPKIYNRIQIAISENFFLSGLGEKDSGEESLTDFRSATFQVKNLYNLRSLIIGDYNLRFGQGLVMTTGRPFFKSPEAILSSKQTSQTVRPYTSVAEYGFFRGAATQVRLSDFEVTGFYSKNQFSTSQSDTSFSSFDLDGFYRTESERLRRGNLEQTTFGGHLDFDKSFFSGYFHFGVSLIQTEFSKPLIPADELRNVGAFQGSLATSGSIDWDILWNNINFFGELAYSKEQNVFSTLGGILLNFGNSTRGVVIGRFFDQNYYSPFANAFAERGNDGRNERGVYLGLETSLSEKVKVRGYADYYYFPFISFTSILPASGIDLLLQSTYRPTKNIVLETLVQRKTTEEALTIEDERGLSFRSAVPILLERIRNDFIFQLTPEIRLRTRVELKNVTKGTEQSTNKLFGWLIAQDVGLDLLRRKLSVDMRVAVYQTDSFDAAIYAYENDLPLLATIFAHNGRGRRFFLNARYQIIREFEIAFRFANTYRDDITESGSGNDRILTNSPSTVSFGIRANF